Proteins co-encoded in one Fusarium musae strain F31 chromosome 3, whole genome shotgun sequence genomic window:
- a CDS encoding hypothetical protein (EggNog:ENOG41), with amino-acid sequence MPPRKRPVEEITSSRRSSRRISTTKSQYFEGSEDTEESDAPPPKKRGRPPKKPPKKEESEEPYEDELAQEPEEEEEEDDDDEDDDEDAPPKVTIIPLEKLRDTDGVEYEDFKLHKNTLLFLRDLKAHNQRSWLKSHDGEYRRALKDWNSFVECASETVITADETIPELPIKDVIFRIHRDIRFSKDPTPYKPHFSAAWSRTGRKGPYACYYIHCEPKRSFIGGGLWCPSGDQMQKLRASIDERPNRWRRALNDEAFKRIFLPKAANKSDPNAALLAFAEKNKENALKTKPKGFTAEHRDIALLKLRNFTVGTQIDDNIFCRDDAQEKISEIIRPMVGYVSFLNSIVMPDPGQDDDSDEEEDEGEEESNDDEDSSED; translated from the exons ATGCCACCTCGAAAACGACCTGTAGAGGAAATCACCAGCAGCCGgcgaagctcaaggagaatCTCCACCACTAAAAGTCAATACTTCGAAGGCAGTGAGGATACAGAAGAGAGTGATGCGCCACCACCAAAGAAACGTGGAAGACCTCCAAAGAAGCCGCCTAAAAAAGAAGAATCCGAGGAACCCTACGAAGATGAGCTAGCTCAggagccagaagaagaggaggaggaggatgatgatgacgaagatgatgatgaggatgcgcCCCCCAAAGTTACCATCATTCCattggagaagttgagagACACAGATGGTGTAGAATATGAAGATTTCAAATTGCACAAGAAtaccttgttgttcttgcgAGATCTCAAAGCCCATAACCAGAGATCTTGGCTGAAGT CGCATGACGGAGAATACCGTCGCGCTTTGAAGGATTGGAACTCCTTTGTTGAGTGCGCATCCGAAACCGTTATAACAGCCGATGAAACGATCCCCGAGCTTCCCATCAAAGACGTCATTTTTCGAATCCATAGAGACATTCGCTTCAGTAAAGACCCTACACCATACAAG cCTCACTTCTCCGCTGCTTGGTCTCGAACTGGTCGCAAAGGCCCGTACGCCTGTTACTATATCCACTGCGAGCCTAAAAGGTCTTTCATCGGTGGTGGGTTATGGTGTCCCAGCGGCGACCAAATGCAGAAACTCCGCGCAAGCATTGACGAACGACCAAATCGATGGCGCCGCGCACTCAATGACGAGGCATTCAAGCGCATATTCTTACCAAAAGCTGCCAACAAATCCGATCCCAACGCGGCGCTCCTTGCTTTTGCagaaaagaacaaagagaaTGCGCTTAAAACTAAGCCAAAAGGCTTCACGGCAGAACATCGTGATATTGCGCTACTCAAGTTGAGGAACTTTACTGTTGGAACACAGATAGACGACAATATCTTCTGCCGGGATGATGCGCAAGAAAAGATCAGCGAGATTATACGTCCTATGGTTGGATAT GTTTCATTTTTGAATAGCATTGTTATGCCGGATCCtggccaagatgatgatagcgatgaagaggaagatgaaggagaagaagaatctAATGATGACGAAGACAGCAGCGAGGACTAG